The following proteins are co-located in the Salvelinus namaycush isolate Seneca chromosome 31, SaNama_1.0, whole genome shotgun sequence genome:
- the urm1 gene encoding ubiquitin-related modifier 1 isoform X1 → MAAPIAIHLEFGGGAELLFGSVKEHHVTLPNQSAPWDMKQLLVWIRGNMLKERPELFVQGDTVVKQLQKERCRQMFIFVQKGTATIKGDWILPDRQELWFVDALSSSPIIGFYCSFFIGVYL, encoded by the exons ATGGCGGCGCCCATAGCGATACACCTGGAGTTTGG TGGAGGGGCGGAGCTACTGTTTGGCAGCGTGAAGGAGCATCATGTGACCCTGCCCAACCAATCAGCACCCT gggacaTGAAGCAGCTGCTGGTATGGATCAGAGGGAACATGCTGAAAGAACGGCCCGAGCTCTTTGTCCAGGGAGATACTGT GGTGAAACAGTTACAAAAGGAGCGATGCAGACAAATGTTTATATTTGTTCAAAAAGGCACAGCCACCATTAAAGGAGATTGGATACTACCGGACAGACAGGAGTTGTGGTTTGTGGATGCTCTGTCCTCCTCACCCATTATAGGCTTTTATTGTTCCTTTTTTATAGGGGTCTATTTATAG
- the urm1 gene encoding ubiquitin-related modifier 1 isoform X2 → MAAPIAIHLEFGGGAELLFGSVKEHHVTLPNQSAPWDMKQLLVWIRGNMLKERPELFVQGDTVRPGILVLINDADWELMGELEYELQDKDNVVFISTLHGG, encoded by the exons ATGGCGGCGCCCATAGCGATACACCTGGAGTTTGG TGGAGGGGCGGAGCTACTGTTTGGCAGCGTGAAGGAGCATCATGTGACCCTGCCCAACCAATCAGCACCCT gggacaTGAAGCAGCTGCTGGTATGGATCAGAGGGAACATGCTGAAAGAACGGCCCGAGCTCTTTGTCCAGGGAGATACTGT GAGGCCTGGGATCTTGGTACTCATCAATGATGCCGACTGGGAATTGATG GGTGAGTTGGAGTACGAGCTACAGGACAAGGACAACGTAGTATTCATCTCTACTCTCCATGGAGGTTAG